The DNA segment TATGAAAATAGACTTCATGAAGATGAAAAAAAATATAAAGCTATGTTGGAAACTAAAAAGTTAGAGATAAATAAATATGTAGATTTAATACAAGTTGAAAAAGTAAAAAATCAAAAAAATGAAGAGGAAAAAAGAAAATTTATTGAAGAGATGGAGATAGTAAAAGCAATAAATGAAAAGCAAGAAGATGAGATAAAAAAATTGACTAGAAAAGTTGAAGAGATGAGAAAAGAGATTTGGAAAAACTAATCTCTTTTTTTGTTTATAAGAAATTCTTTTAACTCTTTAATCTCGCTTTTTAACTCTTTAATTTCATCATGAATAGAGTTTTCACTCCCTTTTACTTCAGTTATAATATTACTCTCTTCCTCAGTTTTTAGTACGGCCATTGCATCTACAATCACTGCAACAATTAAATTTATCATTACAAAAGTTGCCAAAAAAATAAAAGGGATAAAAAAGAGCCAAGCATAAGGGTGTTGTTCCATTACAGGTCTTACTATTCCCATTGACCAAGACTCCAAAGTCATAACTTGAAATAGAGTATAAAAAGAGTCTCCTAACGTTCCAAACCACTCAGGAAAGTTTTCTCCATAAAGATTTGTTGCCATAATTGCAAAGATGTAAAAGATAAGGGACATTAAAGCCATAATTGAAAGCATTCCAGGAATTACACTTAAAAGTGCAGAGACTATTTTTCTCATTTGAGGAACTACTGTTATTAGTCTAAAAAGCCTAAAAACTCTTAAGATTCTAAAGATTGCAAAACTCTCATTTGCGGGAAAAAGTGAGATTAAAACAATAAAGAAATCAAACAGTGACCAAGGGTCTTTAAAAAAAGAGACTCTATATACAAATATTCTAAGGGCAATCTCCAAAGTAAATATTGCAATAACAAATTTATCAAAAGTTAGAATAAAACTAGAATAAGAAGACATTATTGTTTTAGAAGTCTCTAATCCCATAGAGATTCCATTTAAAATTATCAATCCAATGATAAAACTTTGAAACTGTGATGATTTTACAAGAGATTCAATGCTTCTATACATTTATAAATATCCTTTTTTTCTGCAATTATACTAATAAAATAGATATTTTTGAGCTTAAATAGTTATAATTTTTATACTAATTAGTTTAAGCACTTTAAGAAGAATAATTATAAAATGTAAACTAACTATAACAAAGGCAAAATGATGCAATTTGGTGATATGACGATAGTTTCTATAGATGATAATGAAAATAATCTTTATCTTATAGAAGCAATATGTTCAGAAATGAATCTATCTGTAATAAGTTTTTCAGAATCATTGGAAGCTTTAATGTATGTATTGAAAAATAAAGTTGATTTGATAATTACAGATTATATGATGCCAACTTTAAATGGACTTGAGTTTATTAAAGAGTATAGAAACAGTAATAAAGTGGTACCTATTATTATGATAACAGCAGCTGGGGATGATGAAAGAATTCATAAAGAGGCTTTTGAGTTAGGAGCAAATGATTTTTTAAATAAACCAATAAATAGCGTAGTTTTTCAAGCAAGAGTATTAAATCTTTTGAGTAATTATAGAAATAGAATTTTGCTTGAAAATAAGGCAAAATTTTTAGAAGATGAGGTTCAAAAAGCAACAGAAAGATTAATAAATAGAGAGCATGAAACATTACAAATCTTAGGGAAAACAGCTGAATATAAAGATCCTGAAACAGCATCTCATGTGGCAAGAGTCTCTAACTATAGTAAACTTTTGGCAAAAGAGTATGGACTTTCAGAAGAGGAACAAGAGATTATTTTTTATGCAGCACCTTTTCATGACTTAGGTAAAGTTGGAATAGAAGATAAAATACTTTTAAAACCTGCAAAGTTAGATGAAGATGAGTTTGAGATTATGAAAACACATGCCCAAATAGGGTATGAAATTTTAAAAGATTCCCAAAGTGAATATTTAAAAGCTGGAGCTATTATTGCTTTGAATCACCATGAGAAATATAATGGTAAAGGGTATCCAAAAGGGTTAAAAGGTGAAGATATACATATTTATGGGAGGATTGTTGCAATTGCTGATGTTTTTGATGCACTAACCTCTATAAGACCCTATAAAAGAGCTTGGAGCTTTAATGAAGCTGTTGAGTTTTTAAAAGAGGAGAAAGGTAGGCATTTTGATCCTAAAATGGTAGATATTTTTATAAATAATTTAGACAAAATTGAAAATATTTACAACTCTTTTAAAGAGGATGTGTAAAGTTACCAAACTTTAATCAAAAATTTTTATAATCTCTTGTAGTAAAGGAAGAATATATGAACAGTGAACTCTACGATAAGCTACAAAAGCACTTTATTGATGTTGAAAGAGATGTATTATCAAAACAAAATCCAATTACTGGACTACTTCCTGCAAGTACAGCAGTAAATGCACATGGAGACTACACTGATGCTTGGGTTAGAGATAATGTCTATAGTATTCTTTGTGTTTGGGGTTTAAGTTTAGCCTATAAAAAATATAATCCTTCTGATTGTAAAACTTACTTATTATCTCAAAGTGTAGTTAAACTTATGCGTGGATTGCTTTTAGCTATGATGAGACAAAGAGATAAAGTTGAAAAGTTTAAATACACATCAAATCCTTTAGATGCACTTCATGCAAAGTATGGAACAAATACAGGGTTACCTGTTGTAGGCGATGATAAATGGGGACATCTTCAACTAGATGCTACCTCCTTATATGTTCTGATGTTAACACAAATGATTGCTTCAGGGTTAAATATTGTTTATACAATTGATGAAGTAAATTTTGTTCAAAATCTTGTTCACTATATTAGTAAAACCTACTGCATCCCAGATTTTGGAATATGGGAAAGAGGACACAAAATAAATACAGGAAGTACAGAGATTAACTGTAGTTCTGTTGGAATGGCAAAAGCAGCTTTAGAGGCAATAAACGGATTTAATCTTTTAGGAAATTATACAGGAAGTGAAGGAATAATTCATGTTATCTCAAGTGATATTGCAAGATCAAAATTCACTTTAAGGGAGCTTTTACCACGGGAATCAAGCTCTAAAGAGAGCGATGGGGCACTTTTAAGTATTATAGGATATCCAGCTTATGCTGTGGAAGATGTTGATTTAATAAAAAAGACAAAAAACAAGATACTAAAAAAACTTATGGGGAACTATGGGTGCAAAAGATTTTTATTAGATGGTCACCAAAGTTCTTTAGAAGATAGTTCAAGATTACATTATGAAAAGTCCGAACTAAGAGAGTTCAAAAATATTGAATCAGAGTGGCCTCTATTTTTTACATATCTACTTTTAGACTCCCTTGTTCAAGGGGAAAAAGAGGAGGCAGTAGTTTGGCTTGAGAAACTTGAACCTCTATTTGTTGAAAAAGATGGTAAAAGACTTCTTCCAGAACTCTATTATGTGCCAAAAGAATTTATTGAAGAGGAGAAAAAAAATCCAGGAAGTCAAAAAAGAGTTCCAAATGAGAATATCCCTTTAGTATGGGCACAAAGTCTTTATTTGTTATCTAGTATGATTTTAGATGGCATTTTAGATGTAAATGATATTGATCCTGTTAACAGAAGAAAAAGAGTAGGACATAAGAGAAAAACCTATCCAATGGTTGCAATTCTTTCTGAAGATGAGTTTGTAAAACAGCAACTTCTAAATTATGGATTTAATACACAAACAATTGAGGAGTTAAAACCTCTAAAAATTGCCCATGCTTCTGAATTATCTTCGGTACATAAATTATTAGGGAAAAATGAAAAATTGAGATTAACTGGTAAACCATCTTGGGTACCACGTTCTATTACTACTTCAAGACTTCATATTTTAGCAGGTGAGTATGTAGTCTTTCTTCCATACTTTTTTAATCCAAAAGGTTTCTATTTTAGTAAAGACAATATTCTTTTAGTTGAGCATTTTAGAGCTTCATTAAAATTTTTGTCAAGCTATTGGGACCAAGCAGGGCAGCCTATTCTTCCTTTTCTTGTTAAAGAGGAGATGTTAGAAGTTGATCAAAAAGATGAAATTTTGAAACTTCTAAGTGAGTTACAAAGTG comes from the Halarcobacter ebronensis genome and includes:
- a CDS encoding ion transporter — protein: MYRSIESLVKSSQFQSFIIGLIILNGISMGLETSKTIMSSYSSFILTFDKFVIAIFTLEIALRIFVYRVSFFKDPWSLFDFFIVLISLFPANESFAIFRILRVFRLFRLITVVPQMRKIVSALLSVIPGMLSIMALMSLIFYIFAIMATNLYGENFPEWFGTLGDSFYTLFQVMTLESWSMGIVRPVMEQHPYAWLFFIPFIFLATFVMINLIVAVIVDAMAVLKTEEESNIITEVKGSENSIHDEIKELKSEIKELKEFLINKKRD
- a CDS encoding HD domain-containing phosphohydrolase yields the protein MQFGDMTIVSIDDNENNLYLIEAICSEMNLSVISFSESLEALMYVLKNKVDLIITDYMMPTLNGLEFIKEYRNSNKVVPIIMITAAGDDERIHKEAFELGANDFLNKPINSVVFQARVLNLLSNYRNRILLENKAKFLEDEVQKATERLINREHETLQILGKTAEYKDPETASHVARVSNYSKLLAKEYGLSEEEQEIIFYAAPFHDLGKVGIEDKILLKPAKLDEDEFEIMKTHAQIGYEILKDSQSEYLKAGAIIALNHHEKYNGKGYPKGLKGEDIHIYGRIVAIADVFDALTSIRPYKRAWSFNEAVEFLKEEKGRHFDPKMVDIFINNLDKIENIYNSFKEDV
- a CDS encoding glycoside hydrolase family 15 protein, translating into MNSELYDKLQKHFIDVERDVLSKQNPITGLLPASTAVNAHGDYTDAWVRDNVYSILCVWGLSLAYKKYNPSDCKTYLLSQSVVKLMRGLLLAMMRQRDKVEKFKYTSNPLDALHAKYGTNTGLPVVGDDKWGHLQLDATSLYVLMLTQMIASGLNIVYTIDEVNFVQNLVHYISKTYCIPDFGIWERGHKINTGSTEINCSSVGMAKAALEAINGFNLLGNYTGSEGIIHVISSDIARSKFTLRELLPRESSSKESDGALLSIIGYPAYAVEDVDLIKKTKNKILKKLMGNYGCKRFLLDGHQSSLEDSSRLHYEKSELREFKNIESEWPLFFTYLLLDSLVQGEKEEAVVWLEKLEPLFVEKDGKRLLPELYYVPKEFIEEEKKNPGSQKRVPNENIPLVWAQSLYLLSSMILDGILDVNDIDPVNRRKRVGHKRKTYPMVAILSEDEFVKQQLLNYGFNTQTIEELKPLKIAHASELSSVHKLLGKNEKLRLTGKPSWVPRSITTSRLHILAGEYVVFLPYFFNPKGFYFSKDNILLVEHFRASLKFLSSYWDQAGQPILPFLVKEEMLEVDQKDEILKLLSELQSGYSGNIEVKVGFLEQLLTTAGLERIDNLHGYKVEDFNFDITNRTFYTSSLLECEISKTIRLEDMQKYEQEEDNNLVDSLIKTISLKEKTYILEILYRRHNLEYEVLIEDKMISLGSLAQHYYEYATVCQNWAVIRKLSDILNSYDERLEDAVLEIVIRQKRLGIGRAYSEGATLSKPADNYTILEMIKNFSGKNSAERALTQELILHLGHLIRVESQLFEGILTIRSWYFVQLLVSNICKDEQIPISSGYERLISMPPSSIYSDLKKILFSFSSKVEQIKEQENLLVTGITNLDTIFTKQKIDDNLDIKDWAQYRKDIGMISKLSHSFYIGIWYLLQQCKGLVIGDKYDSNNRIGSESTLDTTAGERNFELRVDSLLQSIEAPDYRQLNLELLQTLITIFEENPDIRVNTDLLLDVLIGYAVKIAWQKLNGEENYDEQKGQAWEYFYKLTPKEANEYFIESFMYLITLEEK